One segment of Nostoc flagelliforme CCNUN1 DNA contains the following:
- a CDS encoding NAD-dependent epimerase/dehydratase family protein — MNLKNKTLLITGIDELVGLRTAELAIAQGMNVRGLQSSTEQNKQLQNLGVEVIIGSITDSAIAQKACQGVDIVLHTEQIAEEAGAINHFRDVNVGGTVNIAKAAKQAGVKTFVHLSSVMVYGFNYPNGITESGPLSGENNPYCQTKIEAEQALLELNNPYDFGIIIIRAGDVYGPGSIPWIVRPILMMRQKLFAYANDGKGVINHVYIDNLIDGIFLAIEKETFGEIFNITDGQETSWKEYFMRLAAIEGLSAPLSLPKDEIKLFLKLRVQGQKLFRKKVDILPESIDFMTRPYACSIAKAESLLNYKPTIDLESGMQRTHEWLQKTDIQSLMK; from the coding sequence ATGAACCTCAAAAACAAAACCCTCCTAATCACTGGTATTGATGAACTTGTCGGTTTGCGTACAGCCGAGTTAGCTATAGCGCAAGGAATGAATGTTCGTGGACTGCAAAGTTCTACAGAACAGAACAAACAATTACAGAATTTAGGTGTTGAAGTAATTATTGGTAGTATTACCGATTCTGCTATAGCTCAAAAAGCTTGTCAGGGAGTAGATATCGTTTTACATACAGAGCAAATTGCCGAAGAAGCTGGCGCAATTAACCATTTTCGTGATGTGAATGTTGGCGGTACTGTCAATATAGCTAAAGCGGCTAAACAAGCTGGTGTCAAAACATTTGTGCATCTATCTAGTGTGATGGTTTACGGTTTCAACTATCCTAATGGTATTACAGAATCCGGGCCACTCTCTGGCGAAAATAATCCATACTGCCAAACGAAAATAGAAGCTGAACAAGCATTATTAGAACTCAATAATCCTTACGATTTTGGCATTATCATTATTCGAGCCGGAGATGTTTACGGCCCAGGAAGTATTCCCTGGATAGTTAGACCAATTCTGATGATGCGTCAAAAATTATTTGCCTATGCCAACGATGGTAAAGGAGTAATCAATCACGTATATATAGATAACTTGATTGATGGTATCTTTCTTGCGATAGAAAAAGAAACCTTTGGTGAAATATTTAATATCACCGACGGACAAGAAACTTCGTGGAAAGAGTATTTTATGCGTTTAGCAGCAATCGAAGGTTTATCAGCACCGCTTTCATTACCCAAAGATGAAATTAAGTTGTTTCTAAAGCTACGGGTTCAAGGACAAAAACTTTTCCGTAAAAAAGTTGATATTTTACCAGAGTCTATAGATTTTATGACTCGTCCCTATGCTTGTTCGATTGCCAAAGCAGAAAGCCTGTTAAATTATAAACCAACAATTGACCTAGAATCAGGAATGCAGCGAACACATGAATGGCTGCAAAAAACTGATATTCAAAGCTTGATGAAATAG
- a CDS encoding DUF2141 domain-containing protein: MLKLPQICHILLATLVSISFAKTANAEPTTTLSVVVNGIHHQKGEICFRVYASEQGFPMSNSSGSQSGCAKITGNSVKKQFSGLKPGTYAVAVVDDQNGDRKLNKDFFGIPKEGFGISKNPTVSIQTGTPKFRDASFVVNKNTTVNIIMKYSLDS; this comes from the coding sequence ATGTTGAAACTACCTCAAATTTGTCATATCTTGCTTGCTACCTTAGTGAGCATCAGCTTTGCTAAAACAGCGAATGCAGAGCCAACTACAACACTAAGCGTTGTGGTAAATGGAATACATCACCAAAAAGGTGAAATTTGCTTCAGAGTTTACGCAAGTGAACAAGGATTCCCAATGAGTAATTCTAGCGGATCTCAAAGTGGCTGCGCTAAGATTACTGGCAATTCTGTGAAAAAACAATTTTCCGGTTTGAAGCCTGGAACTTATGCTGTCGCCGTAGTTGATGATCAAAATGGCGATCGCAAACTCAATAAAGACTTTTTCGGTATTCCCAAAGAAGGTTTTGGGATTTCCAAAAATCCAACTGTGTCCATACAAACAGGTACACCAAAGTTTCGTGATGCCAGTTTTGTTGTAAACAAAAATACAACAGTCAACATCATCATGAAATATTCGCTGGATTCCTAA
- a CDS encoding glycosyltransferase family 2 protein, which produces MSSNQPRLSIGLPVYNGEKFLKEAIDSLLAQTFEDFELIISDNASTDKTEEICRAYAEQDQRICYYRNDKNIGCARNFNQVFKLSSGEYFKWAAYDDLHAPDFIKKCIEVLDQDSTIILCHSHTYFIDERGSFLQNYDIKLKADALKPHERFHELLTKHLCYQCYGVIRASALRMTSPMGGYGNADGIFLLRLGMLGRFYEIPEYLFFARSHPQQSMSMYFPNYLLFSNNTKKHSLSMLPDFYAYAVWFDSANKGQILLPHWRIFWEYLLSIWRSPLSLYERLCCHRSLHQQLKGTEYLLLKDLLMVVQRLWKDWRSGLIKKQPVRL; this is translated from the coding sequence ATGAGTAGCAATCAGCCACGATTGAGCATCGGGTTACCTGTATATAATGGTGAAAAATTTCTCAAAGAAGCTATTGATTCACTCTTGGCTCAGACCTTTGAAGATTTTGAGCTAATTATTTCAGATAATGCATCTACAGATAAAACTGAAGAAATCTGTAGAGCTTATGCCGAGCAAGACCAACGTATTTGTTACTACCGCAATGACAAGAATATCGGTTGCGCCCGTAACTTCAATCAAGTTTTTAAATTGTCTTCGGGTGAGTACTTTAAGTGGGCAGCCTATGATGATCTACATGCTCCAGATTTTATCAAGAAGTGTATTGAGGTGCTTGACCAAGATTCTACTATAATCTTGTGTCATTCCCACACATATTTCATTGATGAAAGGGGGAGTTTTCTCCAAAACTACGATATTAAACTCAAGGCAGATGCACTAAAACCACATGAGCGGTTTCACGAATTGCTGACCAAGCATTTATGTTATCAATGCTACGGTGTAATTCGCGCCAGCGCCCTGAGAATGACATCGCCTATGGGTGGTTATGGTAATGCAGATGGAATTTTCTTGTTAAGACTTGGTATGCTCGGTAGGTTTTATGAAATTCCTGAATACCTATTTTTTGCCAGAAGCCATCCGCAACAATCAATGAGTATGTATTTTCCTAATTATTTGTTGTTTAGTAACAACACAAAAAAACACTCATTGAGTATGCTGCCTGATTTTTATGCCTATGCAGTGTGGTTTGATTCAGCAAATAAAGGACAAATTTTATTGCCACATTGGAGAATATTCTGGGAGTATTTACTCTCTATATGGCGTAGTCCCTTGAGTTTGTATGAGCGGCTATGTTGTCATAGAAGTTTACATCAGCAGTTAAAAGGAACAGAATATCTTCTGCTGAAAGATTTGCTAATGGTGGTGCAAAGACTCTGGAAAGATTGGCGATCAGGATTAATTAAAAAACAGCCAGTCAGACTTTGA